Proteins from a genomic interval of Musa acuminata AAA Group cultivar baxijiao chromosome BXJ1-9, Cavendish_Baxijiao_AAA, whole genome shotgun sequence:
- the LOC135592322 gene encoding serine hydroxymethyltransferase 4-like has protein sequence MRAQTLTSSPINPTPFPHRHFRHSPLPLGRLLPHRPSPPFPLPVQHLRFTIPAPAAVPMESVSEWGLSPLSAVDPEIHDLIEHEKRRQSHGIELIASENFTSFAVIEALGSALTNKYSEGMPGNRYYGGNEHIDAIENLCRSRALAAYQLDPAKWGVNVQPYSGSPANFAAYTALLNPHDRIMGLDLPSGGHLTHGYYTSGGKKISATSIYFESLPYKVSPVTGYIDYDKLEEKALDFRPKLIICGGSAYPRDWDYAKFRSIADKCGALLLCDMAHISGLVAAQEAANPFEFCDVVTTTTHKSLRGPRSGMIFYRKGPKPPKKGQPEDAVYDFEDKINFSVFPALQGGPHNHQIAALAVALKQAMSPGFKTYAKQIRANAVALGNYLMSKGYKLVTDGTENHLVLWDLRPLGLTGNKVEKLCDLCNITVNKNAVFGDSSALAPGGVRIGAPAMTSRGLVEKDFEQIAEFLHQAVTLCLSIQKEHGKLLKDFNKGLVNNKDIEELKAAVEKFSASFDMPGFQMSAMKYKD, from the exons ATGCGGGCACAAACCCTCACATCGTCTCCTATAAATCCGACGCCCTTCCCACACCGTCATTTCCGCCATTCACCCCTACCCCTCGGAAGACTTCTTCCTCATCGTCCTTCTCCCCCTTTCCCTCTCCCCGTCCAGCATCTTCGCTTTACGATTCCGGCCCCGGCTGCTGTACCCATGGAGTCCGTGAGCGAATGGGGACTCTCGCCGCTCTCCGCCGTCGACCCGGAGATCCACGACCTCATCGAACACGAGAAGCGGCGCCAGTCTCACGGCATCGAGCTCATCGCCTCCGAGAACTTCACCTCCTTCGCCGTCATCGAGGCCCTCGGCAGCGCTCTCACTAACAAGTACTCCGAGGGCATGCCTGGCAACCGCTACTACGGCGGCAACGAGCACATCGACGCCATCGAGAACCTCTGCCGTTCCCGCGCCCTCGCCGCCTACCAACTCGACCCCGCCAAGTGGGGCGTCAACGTCCAGCCATACTCTGGCAGTCCTGCCAATTTCGCCGCCTACACCGCCCTCCTCAACCCCCATGACCGCATCATGGGCCTCGACCTTCCCTCCGGCGGACACCTCACTCACGGCTACTACACCTCCGGTGGCAAGAAGATCTCCGCCACCTCCATTTACTTCGAGAGCCTCCCCTACAAGGTCAGCCCCGTGACCGGGTACATCGACTACGACAAGCTCGAGGAGAAAGCCCTCGACTTTCGCCCCAAGCTCATCATCTGCGGTGGCAGTGCCTACCCTAGGGATTGGGACTATGCAAAGTTCAGATCTATCGCCGACAAGTGCGGGGCCTTGTTGCTCTGCGATATGGCTCACATCAGTGGCCTCGTAGCCGCTCAG GAAGCTGCAAACCCCTTTGAGTTCTGTGATGTGGTCACTACCACTACTCATAAGAGTCTCAGAGGACCAAGGTCTGGAATGATCTTCTACAGGAAAGGCCCTAAGCCTCCAAAGAAAGGACAGCCAGAAGATGCTGTTTACGATTTCGAGGACAAAATCAACTTTTCAGTGTTTCCAGCTCTCCAAGGTGGTCCTCACAATCATCAGATTGCTGCTTTGGCTGTAGCTTTGAAGCAAGCCATGTCACCTGGGTTCAAAACATATGCCAAGCAGATCAGGGCCAATGCTGTTGCTCTCGGGAATTATCTAATGAGCAAGGGCTACAAGCTTGTGACAGATGGAACTGAGAATCACCTTGTCCTCTGGGATCTTCGACCTCTTGGGTTGACTG GAAACAAGGTGGAGAAACTCTGTGATCTTTGCAATATTACTGTTAACAAGAATGCAGTTTTTGGTGATAGCAGTGCACTGGCTCCTGGTGGTGTCCGCATCG GCGCTCCTGCCATGACATCACGGGGCTTGGTTGAAAAGGATTTCGAGCAGATTGCTGAGTTCCTTCACCAGGCTGTGACTCTCTGCTTGAGCATTCAGAAGGAACATGGAAAGCTGCTGAAGGACTTCAATAAAGGTTTGGTGAACAACAAGGACATCGAGGAGCTCAAGGCAGCAGTCGAAAAGTTTTCTGCATCGTTTGACATGCCTGGCTTTCAAATGTCCGCAATGAAGTACAAGGACTAG
- the LOC135592323 gene encoding adenosylhomocysteinase, with protein sequence MALLVEKTSTGREYKVKDLSQADFGRLEIELAEVEMPGLMACRAEFGPAKPFAGARISGSLHMTIQTAVLIETLTALGAEVRWCSCNIFSTQDHAAAAIARDSAAVFAWKGETLAEYWWCTERCLDWGPNGGPDLIVDDGGDATLLIHEGVKAEEEYEKTGKLPDPASTDNAEFQIVLGIIRDGLKVDPKKYRKMKERLVGVSEETTTGVKRLYQMQASGALLFPAINVNDSVTKSKFDNLYGCRHSLPDGLMRATDVMIAGKVAVVCGYGDVGKGCAAALKQAGARVIVTEIDPICALQALMEGLPVLTLEDVVSEADIFVTTTGNKDIIMVDHMKKMKNNAIVCNIGHFDNEIDMHGLETYPGVKRITIKPQTDRWVFPETKTGIIVLAEGRLMNLGCATGHPSFVMSCSFTNQVIAQLELWKEKATGKYEKKVYVLPKHLDEKVAALHLGKLGAKLTKLTPSQADYISVPIEGPYKPAHYRY encoded by the exons ATGGCGCTGCTGGTGGAGAAGACGTCGACGGGACGCGAGTACAAGGTGAAGGACCTTTCTCAGGCCGACTTCGGCCGCCTCGAGATCGAGCTGGCGGAGGTGGAGATGCCGGGCCTCATGGCGTGCCGCGCCGAGTTCGGGCCCGCCAAACCTTTCGCCGGCGCCCGCATCTCCGGCTCCCTCCACATGACCATCCAGACCGCCGTCCTCATCGAGACCCTCACCGCCCTCGGTGCTGAAGTCCGGTGGTGCTCCTGCAATATCTTCTCCACCCAGGACCACGCCGCTGCCGCCATTGCCCGCGACTCCGCCGCCGTCTTCGCCTGGAAGGGAGAGACCCTCGCCGAGTACTGGTGGTGCACCGAGCGATGCCTCGACTGGGGCCCCAACGGTGGCCCCGACCTCATCGTCGACGACGGCGGTGACGCCACTCTCCTCATCCACGAGGGCGTCAAGGCTGAAGAAGAGTACGAGAAGACCGGCAAGCTGCCCGATCCGGCCTCCACGGACAACGCCGAGTTCCAGATCGTGCTGGGGATCATCCGCGACGGGCTCAAGGTCGACCCCAAGAAGTACCGCAAGATGAAGGAACGCCTCGTCGGCGTGTCGGAGGAGACCACCACCGGCGTCAAGCGACTCTACCAGATGCAGGCCAGCGGCGCCCTGCTCTTCCCCGCCATCAACGTCAACGACTCCGTTACCAAGAGCAAG TTTGACAACCTGTATGGATGCCGCCACTCTCTCCCCGATGGCCTCATGAGGGCCACTGATGTTATGATTGCCGGAAAAGTTGCCGTGGTCTGCGGCTATGGAGATGTGGGCAAGGGCTGTGCTGCTGCCCTGAAGCAAGCTGGCGCTCGTGTTATTGTTACCGAGATCGACCCCATCTGTGCTCTTCAGGCACTGATGGAGGGCCTCCCTGTTCTCACTCTGGAGGATGTCGTCTCCGAGGCAGATATCTTTGTGACGACAACCGGGAACAAGGACATTATTATGGTTGATCacatgaagaagatgaagaacaatgccATTGTTTGCAACATTGGCCACTTCGACAATGAGATCGATATGCATGGGCTGGAGACCTACCCGGGCGTCAAGCGCATCACCATCAAGCCCCAGACCGATCGCTGGGTGTTCCCTGAGACCAAGACCGGCATCATCGTGCTTGCCGAGGGGCGGCTTATGAATCTTGGTTGTGCCACTGGGCATCCCAGCTTCGTCATGTCCTGCTCCTTCACCAACCAG GTGATAGCACAACTGGAATTATGGAAGGAAAAGGCGACCGGCAAGTACGAGAAGAAAGTCTATGTGCTGCCCAAGCATCTGGATGAGAAGGTGGCAGCGCTCCACCTCGGCAAGCTGGGTGCCAAGCTCACCAAGCTTACACCATCGCAGGCTGATTACATTAGCGTCCCGATCGAAGGACCCTACAAGCCTGCTCACTACAGGTATTAG
- the LOC135592325 gene encoding heat stress transcription factor A-5-like has protein sequence METEVGEQGGSAGGPAPFLLKTYEMVDDASTNDVVSWSPSMNSFVVWNPPDFAAHLLPTYFKHNNFSSFIRQLNTYGFRKIDSERWEFANEDFVKGQKHLLKNIYRRKPIHSHSRPPFGGLADSERIALEEEIDRLKREKASLQMAVQKFEQLHSGTKIQLGDVERRVADMEKRQLKMVAFLQRVMQNPRLMENLVKMVSSSSIDFSVIHKKRRLPLGADHCQENSENSLCDDHCSTSKFEFGHALNQDFCDKLRLELCSAYLDSNVVMASTQSSNEDTCSSHPKQINRSHCTIESLTLAPETLELCDTGASICPTKNLLFPRTADDGDGIFPCHLSLTLASSAMQIDRSDYSSRIPDAVNQEEANSSEMNNIVTTKENELNTLISAGARAAPLQEAPRTSNETPVVPQVRVNDVFWEQFLTERPGSSDNEEASSGLRAYPRGEQNDERHRK, from the exons ATGGAAACGGAAGTCGGTGAGCAAGGCGGCAGCGCCGGTGGCCCTGCTCCTTTCCTCCTCAAGACGTACGAGATGGTGGACGACGCCTCCACCAACGACGTCGTCTCGTGGAGTCCTTCCATGAATAGCTTCGTCGTCTGGAATCCTCCCGACTTCGCCGCCCACCTCCTCCCTACCTACTTCAAGCACAACAACTTCTCCAGCTTCATCCGCCAGCTCAATACCTAC GGGTTCCGAAAGATTGATTCGGAGAGGTGGGAGTTTGCGAATGAGGATTTTGTCAAGGGGCAGAAACACCTGCTCAAGAACATCTATAGACGCAAGCCCATCCACAGCCACAGCCGCCCGCCGTTCGGTGGTCTTGCTGATTCCGAGAGGATTGCTTTGGAGGAGGAGATTGATCGGCTCAAAAGGGAGAAAGCCAGCCTCCAGATGGCTGTCCAGAAGTTTGAACAGCTGCACTCAGGGACTAAGATTCAGCTTGGTGATGTCGAGCGGAGAGTAGCAGATATGGAAAAGCGGCAACTCAAGATGGTTGCCTTCTTGCAGCGTGTCATGCAGAACCCTCGGTTGATGGAGAATCTTGTGAAGATGGTGTCATCCTCGTCGATCGACTTCTCGGTGATCCATAAGAAGAGGAGATTGCCACTTGGTGCAGATCACTGCCAGGAGAATTCGGAGAACAGCTTATGCGATGACCATTGCAGCACATCCAAGTTTGAATTCGGCCATGCACTCAATcaggatttttgtgataaattgaGATTAGAACTGTGCTCTGCCTATTTAGACAGCAATGTGGTCATGGCAAGCACTCAGAGCTCCAATGAAGATACTTGCAGCTCTCATCCAAAGCAAATCAACCGTAGTCATTGTACAATAGAGTCCCTTACTTTGGCACCTGAGACGCTGGAGCTTTGCGATACAGGAGCATCCATTTGTCCAACGAAGAATCTTTTGTTTCCAAGGACAGCGGATGATGGGGATGGGATCTTTCCATGCCATTTGAGTCTGACACTTGCATCATCTGCAATGCAAATAGATAGAAGTGACTATTCAAGTAGGATACCAGATGCAGTGAATCAAGAGGAAGCCAATTCGTCAGAGATGAACAATATTGTCACAACTAAGGAAAATGAACTCAACACGCTGATCTCTGCTGGTGCAAGAGCTGCACCTTTGCAAGAGGCTCCAAGGACTAGTAATGAAACACCTGTGGTTCCTCAAGTTAGAGTTAATGATGTGTTCTGGGAGCAGTTCCTAACTGAAAGGCCAGGATCATCAGACAATGAAGAGGCAAGCTCTGGTTTAAGGGCATATCCTCGTGGTGAGCAAAACGACGAGAGACACAGAAAATGA